One genomic window of Salvelinus alpinus chromosome 17, SLU_Salpinus.1, whole genome shotgun sequence includes the following:
- the LOC139542127 gene encoding SRSF protein kinase 3-like isoform X2, which translates to MERNTCSAQTSVQLAQQTSKPGTSNGLDKLSRLEQLEPEESLDREDPREYCHGGYHPVHIGDTFNRRYQVLSKLGWGYFSTVWLCLDLRLGRRVAVKVLKSGEGFTQAGQDELTLLRCASGPTARHLQSRRIVQLLDEFKIAGVNGVHVCLVLELLGPDLRCWQVCFGNPGLSLSWVKQVIAQVLQALDYLHTQCKIIHTDIKPENILLCLEEQNPKQTAGGSACPYPGKDAKSRSTAEKDLVTPISLKEITVKIADLGSSCWVYKHFCEEIQTRQYRSLEVLLGSDYGPPADIWSVACMAFELVTGDSLFEPKAGKTFSLEEDHIAHIIELLGKVPAAVALSGKYSMEYFNRKGDMRHIGVLRPWGLYEVLVEKYHFMLKEASLFSDFLLHMLDFQPERRASAAQCLLHPWLSS; encoded by the exons ATGGAGAGGAATACGTGCTCAGCTCAGACTTCTGTACAGTTGGCTCAACAAAC CAGTAAACCTGGGACATCCAATGGACTTGATAAGCTGAGTCGTTTGGAACAGCTAGAGCCAGAGGAGTCACTGGACAGAGAGGACCCCCGAGAATACTGCCATG GGGGGTACCACCCTGTTCACATTGGAGACACCTTCAACAGGAGATACCAGGTTCTGTCTAAGTTGGGCTGGGGATACTTCTCCACTGTATGGCTCTGCTTGGACCTCAG GTTGGGCAGGCGAGTGGCCGTGAAGGTTTTGAAGAGTGGAGAAGGATTCACACAGGCTGGGCAAGACGAATTGACTCTGCTACGCTGT GCCAGTGGTCCCACTGCTCGTCACCTCCAAAGCCGGAGGATAGTCCAACTACTGGATGAGTTTAAGATAGCTGGGGTCAACGGGGTTC ATGTATGCCTAGTGCTGGAGCTGCTGGGACCAGACCTCCGCTGTTGGCAAGTCTGTTTTGGAAACCCAGGGCTATCGCTGTCTTGGGTCAAACAGGTCATTGCTCAG GTTCTTCAGGCATTGGACTACCTGCACACTCAATGTAAAATCATCCACACAGACATCAAGCCTGAGAATAtactgttatgtttggaggagcaGAACCCAAAACAGACAGCAGGGGGCAGTGCCTGTCCATACCCTGGGAAAGATGCCAAGTCAAGGAGCACAGCAG AGAAGGACCTGGTCACTCCCATCAGTCTGAAGGAAATCACAGTAAAGATTGCTGACCTGGGAAGCTCCTGTTGGGTG TACAAACATTTCTGTGAGGAGATTCAGACCCGTCAGTACCGCTCACTAGAGGTTCTATTGGGCTCTGACTACGGCCCACCAGCAGACATCTGGAGTGTAGCCTGCATG GCTTTTGAGTTGGTCACTGGGGATTCATTATTTGAGCCCAAAGCTGGGAAGACCTTTTCTTTAGAGGAAG ATCACATCGCTCACATAATAGAGCTCCTTGGCAAAGTCCCAGCAGCAGTAGCCTTGTCTGGCAAGTATTCCATGGAGTACTTCAATCGCAAAG GTGACATGCGTCATATCGGAGTGCTGCGGCCCTGGGGTCTATATGAGGTGTTGGTGGAGAAGTACCACTTCATGCTGAAGGAGGCCTCTCTGTTCTCTGACTTCCTGTTGCATATGTTGGACTTCCAGCCGGAGAGGAGGGCCAGTGCTGCCCAGTGTCTCCTGCACCCATGGCTTAGCTCCTGA
- the LOC139542127 gene encoding SRSF protein kinase 3-like isoform X3 translates to MERNTCSAQTSVQLAQQTSKPGTSNGLDKLSRLEQLEPEESLDREDPREYCHGGYHPVHIGDTFNRRYQVLSKLGWGYFSTVWLCLDLRLGRRVAVKVLKSGEGFTQAGQDELTLLRCASGPTARHLQSRRIVQLLDEFKIAGVNGVHVCLVLELLGPDLRCWQVCFGNPGLSLSWVKQVIAQVLQALDYLHTQCKIIHTDIKPENILLCLEEQNPKQTAGGSACPYPGKDAKSRSTAEKDLVTPISLKEITVKIADLGSSCWVYKHFCEEIQTRQYRSLEVLLGSDYGPPADIWSVACMAFELVTGDSLFEPKAGKTFSLEEDHIAHIIELLGKVPAAVALSGKYSMEYFNRKGECVWVKENLAEPNPPLTRTTLGQLCAASWVSWSWPAVTQPGIEPGSVVTPQALRSSALDRCTTREAALQMLILTNHSVLFL, encoded by the exons ATGGAGAGGAATACGTGCTCAGCTCAGACTTCTGTACAGTTGGCTCAACAAAC CAGTAAACCTGGGACATCCAATGGACTTGATAAGCTGAGTCGTTTGGAACAGCTAGAGCCAGAGGAGTCACTGGACAGAGAGGACCCCCGAGAATACTGCCATG GGGGGTACCACCCTGTTCACATTGGAGACACCTTCAACAGGAGATACCAGGTTCTGTCTAAGTTGGGCTGGGGATACTTCTCCACTGTATGGCTCTGCTTGGACCTCAG GTTGGGCAGGCGAGTGGCCGTGAAGGTTTTGAAGAGTGGAGAAGGATTCACACAGGCTGGGCAAGACGAATTGACTCTGCTACGCTGT GCCAGTGGTCCCACTGCTCGTCACCTCCAAAGCCGGAGGATAGTCCAACTACTGGATGAGTTTAAGATAGCTGGGGTCAACGGGGTTC ATGTATGCCTAGTGCTGGAGCTGCTGGGACCAGACCTCCGCTGTTGGCAAGTCTGTTTTGGAAACCCAGGGCTATCGCTGTCTTGGGTCAAACAGGTCATTGCTCAG GTTCTTCAGGCATTGGACTACCTGCACACTCAATGTAAAATCATCCACACAGACATCAAGCCTGAGAATAtactgttatgtttggaggagcaGAACCCAAAACAGACAGCAGGGGGCAGTGCCTGTCCATACCCTGGGAAAGATGCCAAGTCAAGGAGCACAGCAG AGAAGGACCTGGTCACTCCCATCAGTCTGAAGGAAATCACAGTAAAGATTGCTGACCTGGGAAGCTCCTGTTGGGTG TACAAACATTTCTGTGAGGAGATTCAGACCCGTCAGTACCGCTCACTAGAGGTTCTATTGGGCTCTGACTACGGCCCACCAGCAGACATCTGGAGTGTAGCCTGCATG GCTTTTGAGTTGGTCACTGGGGATTCATTATTTGAGCCCAAAGCTGGGAAGACCTTTTCTTTAGAGGAAG ATCACATCGCTCACATAATAGAGCTCCTTGGCAAAGTCCCAGCAGCAGTAGCCTTGTCTGGCAAGTATTCCATGGAGTACTTCAATCGCAAAGGTGAGTGTGTTTGGGTCAAGGAAAACCTGGCTgaaccaaaccctcccctaacccggacgacgctgggccaattgtgcgccgcctcatgggtctcctggtcatggccggctgtgacacagcctgggatcgaaccaggatctgtagtgacgcctcaagcactgcgaagcagtgccttagaccgctgcaccactcgggaggccgccTTGCAGATGCTCATTTTGACAAATCACAGTGTACTTTTTTTGTGA
- the LOC139542127 gene encoding SRSF protein kinase 3-like isoform X1, whose translation MERNTCSAQTSVQLAQQTKPGTSNGLDKLSRLEQLEPEESLDREDPREYCHGGYHPVHIGDTFNRRYQVLSKLGWGYFSTVWLCLDLRLGRRVAVKVLKSGEGFTQAGQDELTLLRCASGPTARHLQSRRIVQLLDEFKIAGVNGVHVCLVLELLGPDLRCWQVCFGNPGLSLSWVKQVIAQVLQALDYLHTQCKIIHTDIKPENILLCLEEQNPKQTAGGSACPYPGKDAKSRSTAEKDLVTPISLKEITVKIADLGSSCWVYKHFCEEIQTRQYRSLEVLLGSDYGPPADIWSVACMAFELVTGDSLFEPKAGKTFSLEEDHIAHIIELLGKVPAAVALSGKYSMEYFNRKGECVWVKENLAEPNPPLTRTTLGQLCAASWVSWSWPAVTQPGIEPGSVVTPQALRSSALDRCTTREAALQMLILTNHSVLFL comes from the exons ATGGAGAGGAATACGTGCTCAGCTCAGACTTCTGTACAGTTGGCTCAACAAAC TAAACCTGGGACATCCAATGGACTTGATAAGCTGAGTCGTTTGGAACAGCTAGAGCCAGAGGAGTCACTGGACAGAGAGGACCCCCGAGAATACTGCCATG GGGGGTACCACCCTGTTCACATTGGAGACACCTTCAACAGGAGATACCAGGTTCTGTCTAAGTTGGGCTGGGGATACTTCTCCACTGTATGGCTCTGCTTGGACCTCAG GTTGGGCAGGCGAGTGGCCGTGAAGGTTTTGAAGAGTGGAGAAGGATTCACACAGGCTGGGCAAGACGAATTGACTCTGCTACGCTGT GCCAGTGGTCCCACTGCTCGTCACCTCCAAAGCCGGAGGATAGTCCAACTACTGGATGAGTTTAAGATAGCTGGGGTCAACGGGGTTC ATGTATGCCTAGTGCTGGAGCTGCTGGGACCAGACCTCCGCTGTTGGCAAGTCTGTTTTGGAAACCCAGGGCTATCGCTGTCTTGGGTCAAACAGGTCATTGCTCAG GTTCTTCAGGCATTGGACTACCTGCACACTCAATGTAAAATCATCCACACAGACATCAAGCCTGAGAATAtactgttatgtttggaggagcaGAACCCAAAACAGACAGCAGGGGGCAGTGCCTGTCCATACCCTGGGAAAGATGCCAAGTCAAGGAGCACAGCAG AGAAGGACCTGGTCACTCCCATCAGTCTGAAGGAAATCACAGTAAAGATTGCTGACCTGGGAAGCTCCTGTTGGGTG TACAAACATTTCTGTGAGGAGATTCAGACCCGTCAGTACCGCTCACTAGAGGTTCTATTGGGCTCTGACTACGGCCCACCAGCAGACATCTGGAGTGTAGCCTGCATG GCTTTTGAGTTGGTCACTGGGGATTCATTATTTGAGCCCAAAGCTGGGAAGACCTTTTCTTTAGAGGAAG ATCACATCGCTCACATAATAGAGCTCCTTGGCAAAGTCCCAGCAGCAGTAGCCTTGTCTGGCAAGTATTCCATGGAGTACTTCAATCGCAAAGGTGAGTGTGTTTGGGTCAAGGAAAACCTGGCTgaaccaaaccctcccctaacccggacgacgctgggccaattgtgcgccgcctcatgggtctcctggtcatggccggctgtgacacagcctgggatcgaaccaggatctgtagtgacgcctcaagcactgcgaagcagtgccttagaccgctgcaccactcgggaggccgccTTGCAGATGCTCATTTTGACAAATCACAGTGTACTTTTTTTGTGA